TGGCCCCAAAGATGTATACAGTTTTTAAATTGGCAGACAACCAAATGGAAAATGGAGTAGATGGTTGTTATGATGTTGATGGGGAAGAAAATCCTTATGTGCTTTCAACATTGGCACCACGTTTGTGGCCCTTTATGAGGCACACTATCACATCTGTTCGTTATTCTGCGATACGGACTTTGGTATTTATCTTTCTTCCTTGATgtttagtgaaaaaaaatgaatctcaTCTAATGCTCCTTGTAATGTATTTATCTAATGGTTTCTTTTTTACAAAAGGTGGTACATGTCTTAATTTCTTGccataaattttctattttcaggaGAGGCTACTTGAAGCTGGATATAAGAGAAGCATGTCTGAGTTGTCTAGTGCTTCATTCTGGCCCTCTTTTATATTTGGAGATACCCTTAGAATTGTCTTCCAGAATCTGCTATTGGAAACAAATGAGGATATTTTGCAATGTTCTGAGAGAGTTTGGAGTCTCCTTGTTCAGGTATATCATCTGATAAGAAGCGCTTAGAAATGTTTCTGACTAAATGTCGTTCATTATATGTATCTCTTCTCAGTCAAAGCAAGCTGTACATCAACCCTATATTTTGTCATGTCCCAGTTTATATTATGGCTTAACAAACTAAATATTTGGGACTAGATTTGATGTTGTGCAGAGGCCAAACGAAGATTTATGTCTTGTTTCACATTCTGTCAGCTCATGTGATGCAGAGATTAACATATTGTCAGGGCTCTATATGTTGATTGTTGAGAAGAATtggttttaaacttttaatagCCACAGCAATCATGTATGGTAGTACTATGTTAAAATATGATCTAAAATTACATGCGTACACATTATTGCAAATTTAACATTTCAACAGTTATAAATACTCCATCAATATAATATTCATGTATCTTGGAGAAGTGGTTATTGTTATCGGTGTTGCTGAATCTGTTGTGGATTGCTTTACTAAAACCATTTGGTATTTATGTTGGTTTTGTTATCCTGTAGCAACTTAGTCACATTATTTAGCTGTTATTGCAATAATCTCTTTCAAACTGGAGCATCTAAATAATATGTACCATGCTTCTTAGAACTGTATCTAATCTTGGACCTCGAAGAGGCTTGTAAATATGTGTGCTAGCTGGTCATTCGAGTTGAAGGTAGTAGAAATGAACCTTGACATGATCTTTTCTTGGATCAGATGACAATCCACCTCTACTTGTCTGGTTCTGTCGTCCTGCTAATATAAACATTGTTTGTTGTttattgtatataatttttGCATCAAAATATTGAGTTGAAGTTTGATCTTTTGTTTCAAGTCCATCTTCCACATCTTTATGTCTGTaatcattgtttttcttttggtggTAAATGCCCACGAGGGTTCATTTTTTGTGAAGAATTTCCTGCTCACCTCTTCCCTAATCCCCAGGCCACAAAAAGTGATTGTTTTGTCTTCCTCCTGTGCTCattgttgtttaaatatttatatctctATTTTCTAATCCATTAAGTTGTCTACTACTTAATGGCAGTGTTCTGTCGAGGACTTGGAGATAGCTGCGAGGTCTTATGTGGCTTCTTGGATAGAACTTGCTTCTACACCATTTGGCTCAGCATTAGATGCCTCAAAGATGTATTGGCCTGTTGCCTTTCCACGAAAAAGTCAAATTAGAGCAGCTGCTAAAATGAGAGctgcaaaaattgaaaatgaatgtGGTGTGGATTTTAGTCTTGATTCTATAAAAGGAACTATTCCACCAGATAGAAATGGAGATGTTTCTATGAATTCTGTTAAGATAGTTGTTGGTGCTGAGGTAGACACATCTGTAACTCATACCCGGGTAGTTACATCAACTACTTTGGGAATTTTTGCTTCTAAGCTGCCAGAGGGTTCTTTAAAATATGTGATTGATCCACTTTGGAGCTCTCTAACATCGTTGTCTGGTGTCCAACGCCAGGTATGTATTCGTATACAATGAATCTACAGCCAAGCAATCTTCAGCCTTCTTTTCCTGACtttaatatttactattatattTAGGTTGCATCTATGGTACTTGTTTCTTGGTTCAAGGAGATTAAGAACAGAAATTCGTCCAAAAACCTTGATGGTATCCCTGGTGCCCTCAAAGATTGGTTGCTAGACTTATTAGCATGTTCTGACCCAGCATTCCCAACAAAAGATTCAATTCTTCCCTATGCTGAGCTTTCCAGAACTTATGGGAAGATGCGCAATGAGGCTGGTCAATTACTAAATGTGGTCAAGTCTTCTGGTATGTTTAATGAATTACTGACAGCTACCCAAATTGAGTTGGATCGCTTGAGTGTGGATGATGCCATTGGTTTTGCGTCAAAAATTCCTGCTTTGTGTAATGATAGTTCTGCAAATGAATCCTTGGGAAAGAACATCACGGATGATATTGAATCCTCGAAACAGAGACTCTTGACTACTTCTGGATATTTAAAATGCGTACAggtatatttcaaaaaattattattattattttaaactttcttGAAGTGGATGGTATTACATGACTTGTATTTCATGTATTTTAAGTCATCCTCAATGTGCTTATTTTTGGTTCATGCAATGATTTGCAGAGTAATTTGCATGTTACAGTCACATCTGCAGTTGCAGCTGCAGTTGTCTGGATGTCTGAATTTCCTACACGACTTACCCCAATCATTTTGCCTTTGATGGCTTCAATCAAACGAGAGCAGGTGCTAGTTTAACTTTTACTGTTTTTCTAGTGCTTATTTACatgattaatttattgatattgaataaaatgtctTATCTTTCAGGAGGAAATACTGCAAATGAAGTCAGCTGAGGCCCTTGCTGAGCTAATGTATCACTGTGTTGCGCGAAGACCTTGCCccaatgataaattaattaagaatatatgTAGTTTAACTTGCATGGATCCGTCTGAGACCCCTCAAGCCAAATCCCTTTGTACCATGGAGAGTATTGATGACCAAGGTCTTCTGTCTTTTCGAACTCCTGTGAGCAAACAGAAGTCAAAGGTCCATGTGCTGGCCGGTGAAGATCGgtcaaaggtggagggattttTAAGTAGACGGGGATCTGAGCTAGCATTGAGGCTTCTATGTGAGAAGTTTGGTGCGTCATTATTTGATAAGCTTCCTAAGCTGTGGGATTGCCTTACTGAAGTGCTTAAGCCCAGCTCCTCTGAATCTCTACTTGTCACTAATGAAAAGCCAGTTACTATGTCTATTGAGTCTGTTAACGATCCTCAGACCTTGATTAACAATATCCAGGTTGGTATTATCAATTTCTACCTGTGGATTTGGTTCATTACATGTAAGGTTTTGCATCATTTGCTGTGAATTTGTATGAGTTAAACTACAGTGTAACAAGACAGGATGCAATTGTCAAAAAGATCTCCCTTTTTGAGCAATTGggtattgttttaatttttttttttgtgatgtaGGATTGAACACtcgaaaataaaatacaaatcatATGGATCTCCCTATCTTGTAGGTTTTCAAAATAGAAGGTTTACAAAAATACAGTTATTCAAATTGAAATGTTATCTCTCCCCTAGatcttgtatgttttgaatttctTTATGCATGTGTTTAAGTAGATTATGAAAGCTCATTAGAAAATTTTGGTGGTGCTCATGATTGTCTAGACACCAGTGAGCCAGAGCATCATGGAGATAGACAAGCAaatgtgcatttttttggtTGGGTTTTGATATTTTGGGATTGAACGTAAGTACATGTAGAAGAACACTTTCTGTTAGCTGaatgtttttcaattttctgtATTGGTGTGTATGCATGCAAATAGCAACGTACATATTGAAATATGTAACAACTATATGATTACACCCTTGTCTTGATTACCTTTTGAATCATGTCTTGCTTAGCTTGTTTGCAGAATGGAAGTTCTTGAACATTATTTTGAATTCCTTAAGAGGTTGATTAACTAAAATAAGTACACTATAGGTTATAAacccattaaaaaaatttgccaTGGTAAAATTCTtcagaaattttaattataaagaatCTTCCCTCTTTTTCTTGGCATTACTACCTttatgacaaaaggtgcagaaaaaAATGTCAGTCTCTAGTATTTTTCAGGTGCATGTATTGAAACATTCTTGGAaattgttctctctctctctctatatatatatatatatttatttatttatatataacagTTAATGGTTTCAAGTTTGGTAAACTTTTACTGATTTTGTGTGTTGGTGTGATCACATGTTCTTGTATTTGTTTGTTTACTGGTTCAATAAATTTTTCCCGTTCATCCTTATTCACCTGTTTGTTATAGTGATTGCATATAGTATTCTGCTTAATATGCAACATGGTTTTCTTGTAGGTGGTGCGTTCTGTTGCTCCCGTCTTAAATGAAGAGTTGAAGCCAAAACTGTTGACACTTCTTCCATGTATTTTTAAATGTGTTCAGCATTCTCATGTTGCAGTTAGATTAGCTGCTTCGCGCTGCATCACTTCCATGGCACAGTCAATGACTGTGAAAGTTATGGGAGCTGTGGTTGAAAATGCTATCCCTATGTTGGAAGATGCATCATCAGTTTATGCTCGACAAGGAGCAGGCATGTTGATTAGTTTTCTTGTTCAGGGGCTGGGTGTAGAGTTGGTACCTTATGCTCCTCTATTGGTGGTTCCGCTTCTAAGGTGCATGAGTGATTGTGATCAGTCTGTCAGACAGAGTGTGACCCATAGTTTTGCTGCTCTTGTACCTTTACTTCCTTTGGCTCGAGGCCTTCCTCAACCAATTGGATTAGGGGAAGGTGTATCTAGAAATGCAGAAGATTTGCAGTTTTTGGAGCAACTACTTGACAACTCTCATATTGAAGATTACAAGTTGTGCACTGAACTGAAAGTAACATTGAGGAGGTAAATTAGACTCATTttctttactcttttttttgtgggggggggggggggggggggtttggaaAGCATGGTTTGGTGGTGAAGTTGAGTTTCACATAATTCCTGCTCTTGTGtccataagaaataaaattgtgtTGACGTCTTCACGGTGAAATGACAAGTCTTAAGTGTTGTCAATCCTTGAATCTTCTGGCTTGCAACCCTATTGTGATTGTGTCCAAGACAATGCGCTCTCCCCttctcatttcttttttcttctagtTACTTTGATTCATTATTATGTCTATATCCttatttatattcttaaatatcTGACCTATAATTAGTTTTACCTTctatatcatattatttattattattattattgtttttatgtttccaGGTATCAGCAGGAAGGCATAAATTGGTTAGCTTTTTTGAAACGTTTCAAGCTTCATGGAATTTTATGCGATGACATGGGACTTGGAAAGACACTTCAAGCATCAGCAATTGTGGCCTCTGATATAGCTGAGCATCGAACTTCAATTGGGAATGAGGATCTTCTGCCATCTTTAATTATTTGCCCATCAACTCTAGTTGGGCACTGGGCCTTTGAGATAGAGAAGTATATTGATGTTTCTGTTATCTCTAGTCTTCAATATGTTGGTTCTGCTCAGGAGCGAATGCTTCTTCGGGATCATTTTTGCAAGCATAATGTCATCATAACGTCATATGACGTTGTCCGTAAAGATATTGATTTTCTAGGACAGCTGTTGTGGAATCACTGCATCTTAGATGAAGGGCATATAATCAAGAATGCCAAGTCTAAAGTTACACTTGCTGTAAAACAGTTGAAAGCCCAACACCGCTTGATATTGAGTGGTACACCTATACAGGTTGGTAATGAGTTTATGTCTCATTAAAGTTACAATCTATTATGACTAATCTGATAAATGTGTTGCCTTGCAGAATAACATCATGGATTTGTGGTCCCTTTTTGATTTTCTGATGCCTGGATTTCTTGGAACTGAGAGACAGGTATCTTTTTGCTGCTTGTCATAATAATTGATGTTACAATTCTATAATTGCAACATATGGTTGGTATATGTTTGGAATCATGATACATTTGGTATGTTAGGGTCTTAAAACGCTGGGACagaattatgtttaatttttatacatgttGAAATAGATGACCTAATAAACTATTTCCCTTGATCTTATTTGAGTGCATGTCTGGATTAGCCAAATTTGTACTCAAAAAACGTTTTTCAGCTTAAAGTTCACTGTCTCAGAccctcaatcatttttttttctcttttggggGGCCCTTTTGATACAACATTTTGGTTCCGATGTATCTTCCCTTGTCAACTGCTACATGATAGAGTGAACATGTCATCACAAACCCTCAACCAAAGCCTAGTTAGAATGTCGTTGACTTAGAATGTCCCTATtctaatacaaaacaaaaactattatatatatatatatatgtaaaataaattcatgTGTGACAAAATCTAGTATTATGAAATATGTTTTGAATCTGTCTTTCATTCATTACACTTGAATCAGacttaaaacacaaaatttgggGTTAGAAACTTGCTTGGGAGATGTTCTATCAGCTCTATCATATGTTGTACAACAGGTTTCCAATAATTAGggtaaaaatgttataaaatgtaCAAGATATTCAACCTTATTAGCCTACATATATACATctaataaaaaggaaataattacagtaaaatcaattaattattctaatgcaatttcagcatatatcGTAAAATCTCACTACAATCTTATCATAATCGCAAAACTCCCCCTCAAGTCATTTGAATCTACTAATGttgttattttctaaaaaatgatctcaaataattttttttttttttttttgctcagcaaagataagtatttatattaatgaaacacagtaccagaggtactgaaatACATATGTAATTGGATAGCCATACACATGGTTCCTAATCAGACTAAATAGAGTCTAGAGTGGAACCAAAACAGGCTACCCTGCCATACTACCATTAAGCTGCTACTAGTTTATATGAATTGACTTTCCTAATACCAAAACCCTTCTCTAATATTACTAGACCACTGATTAAAAGGTATTGAGAAATCCTTCTCCAAATTCGATAGCCATGTCCACAATAGAAAGGATGCCTCGTCCATCATTTTGTTACTATCATAGGAGTCGTTAGAGAAGATGATCTTATTCCGCTGCTGCCAAATAGTCCATGTTACGGCCAGCCACCAACATTTCTATCTAGTCATCCTTATCCCGCCAAATGTGATGAAGCCATGTTGGAGGAAATGTTGCCTTGGGTCTTTTGGGTAAGCTCCAGAGATATTCAGCCATGATGATGATTCCCACCAAATAGGGAGAATTTTGCTGCAGTGAAAAAACAAGTGCCCTACTTCCTCTTCCATATTACCGCAGAATGGACAACTCCTATTCGCGACCTCTATTTGTCTCCTATGCAAGTTTGCTTTAGTAGGCAACCTATCTCTTAGTAACCTCCAAGCAAATACTGCACCTTTGGTTGGTACCTTTAATTGCCACTGCTCCTCAAAAACCCTACCCTGTATCCCTTCAACTTCTGCCCCCCTCATTAAATTGTATGCAGACTGTGCCGTGTATTGTCCAAAATGACAGTAATATGTAAGTCTACCTAATTATCACATGAAATTCCTAGGGCCTATTACAAAAACTGCAACTCCTGGAGTAGTTGTTTCAGTCATGCGATATGTGAGTTCACATGTGGTGATGGCTGTGGCCTGGTACTCTGCCTTTGCACTGACCTCAACCTACTACTTTTTACTTTTCAATGAAATTAGATTACTTGCGATAATAACACACTAGGCAGAAGTAGATCATTTGTCGATCGGATAACCTGCTCAATTTGCATCTGTTTAGGCGAGAATACCAGAATGACCCTTATCTGCATATAATAGACCTCTTCTAGGGGATCCCTTAATATATCTCATAAGTCTAATCAGAGCATCTCAATAACTATCACAACGCACAAGGGGAATGAAGAAGTTAAATAATCACACTTGGCAAAAGAAATATCTAGGCTTGTTCTAGATAAGTAATTTAGCTTCCTAACCAACCTTCAGTATCGTATCTCCCAGGATTAGAATAGGACTTCTCTCGACCAAGTAGAAGCTTGATATAGAAGTATCAATAGGTTCACAATCCAACATACcaatttcttccaaaatatccAACTCATATTTCTTGGTATATGGCTTTGGTTGAGGTATCCCCTCAATTCCAGAGAAAGCTTGTCTCCCCcaattctttataatttaattaagtgaAAGCAAGATGTAAAAGTGGGCGTTTTCATTTTTCACACCTTAAGCCCAAAAGGATTTATGAGGGTTCTAAAGATATAATAGCACCATTCTTGGGCCTCTCTACTTAACAGTTTAATCTCTTGCATTGGTTTGGTCTTGACATTGGCTttgtccttttttgttttttggttatCAGTTTATCACATAGTCACACTCATTCACCTCAAAAGTAGAGTCATGTAACCAttcaaatatgtaaaatatactACAAAAGAACTTTCATTCAAATATGTAAATTTCCCTAGTGATATTATGTCCTTTTATATTTAGTTTGAGTTTCTTTAACTTGTCTTAGCCATCTAGCTAGTACTGTGTTAATGGTAATGCTTTGTCTACCGAGTGCCAATACATTTTAGCATGCGTTTTTTAGTTGTtgctggactgattcatttatTGTGGCTTTAACAGTTCCAAGCCACATATGGAAAACCACTTTTAGCTGCAAGAGATCCAAAATGTTCTGCTAGGGATGCTGAAGCAGGAGCACTTGCTATGGAGGCATTGCATAAGCAGGTGAATTTCTCTTTATCATTATTGTACTACAATTGTGGTTTTTCCTTCTAACTAGATGTTCTTTTGTCCTCTAGGTAATGCCTTTCCTCCTTCGTAGGACAAAGGATGAAGTCTTGTCTGATCTGCCCGAGAAAATAATTCAAGACAGATACTGTGATTTGAGCCCTGTACAATTTAAACTTTATGAACAATTTTCTGGTTCTCGTGCTAAACAAGAAATGTCATCTGTTGTAACAACGAATGAGTCTGCTGCAGCAGAAGGAAGTAGCAATTCTACTAAAGCATCTTCACATGTATTCCAGGTAATTAGATTTCTTTAATTACTAGTTAATTATTGTTTCTTCTATTTATTTAACACCCTGAAATCCATTCCATGTTTCAGGCGCTCCAATACTTGCTAAAACTCTGTAGTCATCCATTGCTTGTCATTGGTGAGAAGATTCCAGATTCACTTTCTACTATCCTCTCAGAACTGTTTCCTGCTGGCTCTGATGTTATTTCAGAACTTCACAAACTCTATCACTCCCCAAAATTAGTTGCTCTTCATGAGATTCTTGAAGAATGTGGAATTGGAGTTGACAATTCTGGTTCTGAGGGTGCGGTTAACGTTGGGCAGCATAGGGTCTTGATATTCGCTCAACATAAGGTGATGATTACCTTTTCTTTCGGGCTACTTTTTTCCCACCCTCAAGATTAATAAAAGCTTTACTGATTTGTCTTTAACGATTGCTTATTTGAAGGCTTTCCTGGATATAATTGAAAGAGATTTGTTTCACACACACATGAAAAGGTTAGTTCCTGGACCTAGTCATCCACTTAATaaatttatggtttaggttCCCATGCCTGTTTCATTGCATTCAACAATTTTAGTTGAAAGCTCCTTTTGTTATTGAACAGTTGCCGTTTGTTTTTGCATGGAACTATGATTctctaaaatggttttttttttattctgtgtTTTCATCttgaattttacctttgtgcTATAGTGTCACATATTTGCGGTTGGATGGATCAGTTGAGCCAGAAAAGCGTTTTGAAATTGTCAAAGCTTTCAATTCAGACCCTACCATTGATGTCTTGCTGCTTACAACACATGGTAGAATTTTTCACCTTGTCTTGATTGATCTACCCATTTATTTCTCTTGTAGTTGTagcttaatatttttaaattatataaaattctcCATCTGCAGTCGGTGGGCTTGGTTTGAACCTGACATCTGCAGATACCCTTGTTTTTGTGGAGCATGACTGGAATCCGATGCGAGACCATCAGGTAAT
Above is a window of Glycine soja cultivar W05 chromosome 12, ASM419377v2, whole genome shotgun sequence DNA encoding:
- the LOC114379747 gene encoding TATA-binding protein-associated factor BTAF1-like isoform X1, coding for MAQQSSRLQRLLTLLDTGSNQATRLTAARQIGDIAKSHPQDLTSLLKKVSQYLRSKNWDTRVAAAHAIGSIAENVKHISLTELFACVVSKMSENGISCSIEDLCAWPYLQSKVTGSSFRSFDMNKVLEFGALLASGGQEYDIGNDNIKNPKERLVRQKQNLRRRLGLDVCEQFMDISDVIRDEDLMASKSDSHLNGIDRRLFTSCSSHNIQKMVSNMVPSVKSKWPSARELNLLKRKAKINSKDQTKSWCEDGSTEVSGGQNLTSKGTCPDSVNYSKAFMSVNHDEDGIEHDGDGQWPFHTFVEQLIIDMFDPVWEVRHGSVMALREILAHQGASAGVFKPDSSMGGTLFIELEDKSIPNILKREREIDLNMQVSADEFVSNLKRPKLEDVSSSTSMDSVMTCNNEGDIEISISSETHGFNLTLDYGNGQFNGNSVDMDYSDGLRDACKEPANIEEQKGYSDDNKIPSGNISVLRNLPQNCELMNSVKVARGSWLRNCEFLQDCVIRFLCVLSLDRFGDYVSDQVVAPVRETCAQALGAAFKYMHPALVNETLNILLKMQCRPEWEIRHGSLLGIKYLVAVRQEMLSDLLGRVLPACKSGLEDPDDDVRAVAADALIPAASAIVSLQGQTLHSIVMLLWDILLDLDDLSPSTSSVMNLLAEIYSQEDMAPKMYTVFKLADNQMENGVDGCYDVDGEENPYVLSTLAPRLWPFMRHTITSVRYSAIRTLERLLEAGYKRSMSELSSASFWPSFIFGDTLRIVFQNLLLETNEDILQCSERVWSLLVQCSVEDLEIAARSYVASWIELASTPFGSALDASKMYWPVAFPRKSQIRAAAKMRAAKIENECGVDFSLDSIKGTIPPDRNGDVSMNSVKIVVGAEVDTSVTHTRVVTSTTLGIFASKLPEGSLKYVIDPLWSSLTSLSGVQRQVASMVLVSWFKEIKNRNSSKNLDGIPGALKDWLLDLLACSDPAFPTKDSILPYAELSRTYGKMRNEAGQLLNVVKSSGMFNELLTATQIELDRLSVDDAIGFASKIPALCNDSSANESLGKNITDDIESSKQRLLTTSGYLKCVQSNLHVTVTSAVAAAVVWMSEFPTRLTPIILPLMASIKREQEEILQMKSAEALAELMYHCVARRPCPNDKLIKNICSLTCMDPSETPQAKSLCTMESIDDQGLLSFRTPVSKQKSKVHVLAGEDRSKVEGFLSRRGSELALRLLCEKFGASLFDKLPKLWDCLTEVLKPSSSESLLVTNEKPVTMSIESVNDPQTLINNIQVVRSVAPVLNEELKPKLLTLLPCIFKCVQHSHVAVRLAASRCITSMAQSMTVKVMGAVVENAIPMLEDASSVYARQGAGMLISFLVQGLGVELVPYAPLLVVPLLRCMSDCDQSVRQSVTHSFAALVPLLPLARGLPQPIGLGEGVSRNAEDLQFLEQLLDNSHIEDYKLCTELKVTLRRYQQEGINWLAFLKRFKLHGILCDDMGLGKTLQASAIVASDIAEHRTSIGNEDLLPSLIICPSTLVGHWAFEIEKYIDVSVISSLQYVGSAQERMLLRDHFCKHNVIITSYDVVRKDIDFLGQLLWNHCILDEGHIIKNAKSKVTLAVKQLKAQHRLILSGTPIQNNIMDLWSLFDFLMPGFLGTERQFQATYGKPLLAARDPKCSARDAEAGALAMEALHKQVMPFLLRRTKDEVLSDLPEKIIQDRYCDLSPVQFKLYEQFSGSRAKQEMSSVVTTNESAAAEGSSNSTKASSHVFQALQYLLKLCSHPLLVIGEKIPDSLSTILSELFPAGSDVISELHKLYHSPKLVALHEILEECGIGVDNSGSEGAVNVGQHRVLIFAQHKAFLDIIERDLFHTHMKSVTYLRLDGSVEPEKRFEIVKAFNSDPTIDVLLLTTHVGGLGLNLTSADTLVFVEHDWNPMRDHQAMDRAHRLGQKKVVNVHRLIMRGTLEEKVMSLQRFKVSVANAVINSENASMKTMNTDQLLDLFASAETSKKGASVVKSPENNSDGDAKLVGSGKGLKSILGGLEELWDQSQYTEEYNLSLFLARLNG
- the LOC114379747 gene encoding TATA-binding protein-associated factor BTAF1-like isoform X2, translating into MNKVLEFGALLASGGQEYDIGNDNIKNPKERLVRQKQNLRRRLGLDVCEQFMDISDVIRDEDLMASKSDSHLNGIDRRLFTSCSSHNIQKMVSNMVPSVKSKWPSARELNLLKRKAKINSKDQTKSWCEDGSTEVSGGQNLTSKGTCPDSVNYSKAFMSVNHDEDGIEHDGDGQWPFHTFVEQLIIDMFDPVWEVRHGSVMALREILAHQGASAGVFKPDSSMGGTLFIELEDKSIPNILKREREIDLNMQVSADEFVSNLKRPKLEDVSSSTSMDSVMTCNNEGDIEISISSETHGFNLTLDYGNGQFNGNSVDMDYSDGLRDACKEPANIEEQKGYSDDNKIPSGNISVLRNLPQNCELMNSVKVARGSWLRNCEFLQDCVIRFLCVLSLDRFGDYVSDQVVAPVRETCAQALGAAFKYMHPALVNETLNILLKMQCRPEWEIRHGSLLGIKYLVAVRQEMLSDLLGRVLPACKSGLEDPDDDVRAVAADALIPAASAIVSLQGQTLHSIVMLLWDILLDLDDLSPSTSSVMNLLAEIYSQEDMAPKMYTVFKLADNQMENGVDGCYDVDGEENPYVLSTLAPRLWPFMRHTITSVRYSAIRTLERLLEAGYKRSMSELSSASFWPSFIFGDTLRIVFQNLLLETNEDILQCSERVWSLLVQCSVEDLEIAARSYVASWIELASTPFGSALDASKMYWPVAFPRKSQIRAAAKMRAAKIENECGVDFSLDSIKGTIPPDRNGDVSMNSVKIVVGAEVDTSVTHTRVVTSTTLGIFASKLPEGSLKYVIDPLWSSLTSLSGVQRQVASMVLVSWFKEIKNRNSSKNLDGIPGALKDWLLDLLACSDPAFPTKDSILPYAELSRTYGKMRNEAGQLLNVVKSSGMFNELLTATQIELDRLSVDDAIGFASKIPALCNDSSANESLGKNITDDIESSKQRLLTTSGYLKCVQSNLHVTVTSAVAAAVVWMSEFPTRLTPIILPLMASIKREQEEILQMKSAEALAELMYHCVARRPCPNDKLIKNICSLTCMDPSETPQAKSLCTMESIDDQGLLSFRTPVSKQKSKVHVLAGEDRSKVEGFLSRRGSELALRLLCEKFGASLFDKLPKLWDCLTEVLKPSSSESLLVTNEKPVTMSIESVNDPQTLINNIQVVRSVAPVLNEELKPKLLTLLPCIFKCVQHSHVAVRLAASRCITSMAQSMTVKVMGAVVENAIPMLEDASSVYARQGAGMLISFLVQGLGVELVPYAPLLVVPLLRCMSDCDQSVRQSVTHSFAALVPLLPLARGLPQPIGLGEGVSRNAEDLQFLEQLLDNSHIEDYKLCTELKVTLRRYQQEGINWLAFLKRFKLHGILCDDMGLGKTLQASAIVASDIAEHRTSIGNEDLLPSLIICPSTLVGHWAFEIEKYIDVSVISSLQYVGSAQERMLLRDHFCKHNVIITSYDVVRKDIDFLGQLLWNHCILDEGHIIKNAKSKVTLAVKQLKAQHRLILSGTPIQNNIMDLWSLFDFLMPGFLGTERQFQATYGKPLLAARDPKCSARDAEAGALAMEALHKQVMPFLLRRTKDEVLSDLPEKIIQDRYCDLSPVQFKLYEQFSGSRAKQEMSSVVTTNESAAAEGSSNSTKASSHVFQALQYLLKLCSHPLLVIGEKIPDSLSTILSELFPAGSDVISELHKLYHSPKLVALHEILEECGIGVDNSGSEGAVNVGQHRVLIFAQHKAFLDIIERDLFHTHMKSVTYLRLDGSVEPEKRFEIVKAFNSDPTIDVLLLTTHVGGLGLNLTSADTLVFVEHDWNPMRDHQAMDRAHRLGQKKVVNVHRLIMRGTLEEKVMSLQRFKVSVANAVINSENASMKTMNTDQLLDLFASAETSKKGASVVKSPENNSDGDAKLVGSGKGLKSILGGLEELWDQSQYTEEYNLSLFLARLNG